Proteins found in one Acipenser ruthenus chromosome 18, fAciRut3.2 maternal haplotype, whole genome shotgun sequence genomic segment:
- the LOC117963829 gene encoding transcription factor 15-like gives MTFAMLRPMAGHLIYPDLNMLSEDDENRSESDGSSDQSYGCCDGSDNRRRVSRKSGVGIGGVVVFKQRNAANARERDRTQSVNSAFTALRTLIPTEPVDRKLSKIETLRLASSYISHLANVLLLGDGSEDGQPCFSAVYGGQGDMDGKQPRTICTFCLSNQRKGVKLRGVSGLRMRR, from the exons ATGACTTTTGCAATGCTGAGGCCGATGGCAGGTCATCTAATCTATCCGGACCTAAACATGCTATCCGAGGACGACGAGAACCGAAGTGAGAGTGACGGCAGCTCGGATCAGAGCTATGGCTGCTGCGACGGCTCTGACAATCGGCGGAGGGTCTCCCGAAAATCAGGGGTCGGCATCGGAGGGGTGGTCGTGTTCAAACAACGGAACGCCGCTAACGCCAGGGAGAGAGACCGGACCCAGAGCGTGAACTCGGCGTTTACCGCACTCCGGACCCTCATCCCCACAGAGCCGGTGGACAGAAAGCTGTCCAAGATAGAGACGCTGCGTCTGGCGTCCAGCTACATTTCACACCTGGCTAATGTGCTGTTGCTGGGAGACGGCAGCGAGGATGGGCAGCCCTGCTTCAGCGCGGTGTATGGTGGTCAGGGGGACATGGACGGCAAACAACCGAGAACGATCTGCACATTTTGTCTTAGCAACCAGAGAAAAGGG GTGAAGCTGAGAGGAGTGAGTGGTTTGCGAATGCGCAGATAG